From the Musa acuminata AAA Group cultivar baxijiao chromosome BXJ3-7, Cavendish_Baxijiao_AAA, whole genome shotgun sequence genome, one window contains:
- the LOC135642883 gene encoding uncharacterized protein LOC135642883: MERKKRKEKCVRPDHGLLLSVSNNSSVATPATHPLVFCCNYCSKKFSSYQGLGGHQNAHKLEREEAKERSQRKALGFILVPVGLHDGPGNKASAVVDEEDDAARPRTQDLLSKIGESSTKDSDPGVDESELLEVDLTLRL; this comes from the coding sequence ATGGAGAGGAAGAAACGCAAGGAGAAATGTGTGAGGCCCGACCATGGCTTATTGCTCAGCGTATCTAACAACAGCTCGGTTGCGACACCTGCGACCCATCCTCTCGTGTTCTGCTGCAACTACTGCAGCAAGAAGTTTAGCAGCTATCAAGGGCTCGGTGGGCATCAGAACGCGCACAAGCTCGAGCGGGAAGAAGCCAAGGAAAGGAGTCAAAGAAAGGCCTTAGGGTTTATCCTCGTGCCAGTGGGGTTGCACGATGGACCAGGAAATAAAGCATCAGCCGTCGTCGATGAGGAAGACGATGCTGCCCGACCAAGAACGCAAGATCTTCTCTCCAAGATCGGTGAATCCTCGACCAAGGACAGTGATCCTGGTGTCGATGAGAGCGAGTTGCTTGAGGTTGATTTGACCCTTAGGCTTTGA
- the LOC135642123 gene encoding uncharacterized protein LOC135642123 produces the protein MEMKTVTCFILLFVTLAHVDARLGLDPTLMDQGNMDSYMEEQPQESACGSCLEASQRAKKALDDLETFGELQKLCRPLPSDIKDKCLERSSAYIRQTKLLLRDLFDQENLCKSTGQCTDESMSPRKDAITPLLTESAKKVEECGECSEAVKQIFAGLQTPRMIKKMKQILGEYCEEVESEKHCEVILHRYVPIIMLQLEKLKPEEMCGMLGFCAVGIPL, from the exons ATGGAGATGAAAACTGTGACTTGCTTCATTCTCCTATTTGTTACATTAGCTCATGTGGATGCCAGGCTTGGGTTGGATCCCACATTGATGGATCAAG GAAACATGGATTCCTACATGGAGGAACAGCCACAGGAATCTGCATGTGGTTCATGCTTGGAAGCATCTCAGAGAGCTAAGAAAGCTTTGGATGACCTAGAAACGTTTGGTGAGCTACAAAAGCTGTGCCGTCCTTTGCCTTCTGACATCAAAGATAAG TGCTTAGAAAGGTCGAGCGCATACATACGACAGACCAAGTTGCTTCTACGAGACCTTTTCGATCAAGAAAACTTGTGCAAAAGCACAGGTCAATGCACTGATGAATCCATGTCCCCGAGGAAGGATGCTATCACTCCACTGTTGACCGAATCGGCTAAG AAGGTAGAAGAATGCGGAGAATGCAGCGAAGCTGTCAAGCAAATATTTGCTGGATTGCAGACACCGAGAATGATA AAAAAGATGAAGCAGATTCTTGGTGAATACTGCGAAGAAGTGGAAAGCGAAAAGCAT TGCGAGGTAATATTGCATAGGTATGTCCCAATTATCATGCTGCAACTTGAGAAGCTGAAACCCGAGGAGATGTGCGGCATGCTGGGCTTCTGTGCTGTCGGGATACCTCTCTAA